A region of Kribbella sp. NBC_01245 DNA encodes the following proteins:
- a CDS encoding NADP-dependent isocitrate dehydrogenase: MTESTIIYTHTDEAPALATYSFLPVIQAYAAQAGVGVESRDISLAGRIIAVFGDHLTEDQRIPDALAELGALAKTPAANIIKLPNVSASIPQLKAAIAELQSQGYALPEYPDEPKTDAEREIRTRYDSTKGSAVNPVLREGNSDRRAPASVKNYVKTHPHRMGAWTPESKTNVATMGENDFRSTEKSAVIEADGELRIELAAADGTTAVLRESVPVLAGEVVDASVMHVGALSEFLKDQVARAKADDVLFSVHLKATMMKVSDPIVFGHVVRAFFPKTFEQYGETLAAAGLSPNDGLGGIYAGLAALPEGEAIKASFDAELASGPALAMVDSDKGITNLHVPSDVIVDASMPAMIRSSGHMWGADGQEHDTLAVLPDSSYAGIYQVVLDDCRANGAFDPATMGSVPNVGLMAQKAEEYGSHDKTFELAQAGKVRLVDANGNVVLEQDVEAGDIFRACQTKDAPIRDWVKLAVTRARATGDPAVFWLDATRAHDANLIAKVEQYLTEHDTDGLELKVLAPVDAIQFSLDRIRRGENTISVTGNVLRDYLTDLFPILELGTSAKMLSVVPLMAGGGLFETGAGGSAPKHVQQLVKENYLRWDSLGEFFALAASFEHLAQTTGNARAQVLADTLDRATATFLNEDKSPTRRVGGIDNRGSHFFLSLYWAQELAKQTDDAELAKAFTPLAETLAGNEETIVGELLAVQGNPVDLGGYYQPDPAKAEAAMRPSKTWNDALASLS; the protein is encoded by the coding sequence GTGACTGAGTCGACCATCATCTACACGCACACGGACGAGGCCCCGGCCCTGGCCACCTACTCGTTCCTGCCGGTGATCCAGGCGTACGCCGCGCAGGCGGGCGTTGGCGTGGAGAGCCGGGACATCTCGCTGGCCGGACGGATCATCGCCGTCTTCGGCGACCACCTGACCGAGGACCAGCGGATCCCGGACGCGCTCGCCGAGCTCGGCGCCCTGGCCAAGACGCCCGCAGCGAACATCATCAAGCTGCCGAACGTCTCCGCGTCGATCCCCCAGCTCAAGGCCGCCATCGCGGAGCTGCAGAGCCAGGGTTACGCGCTCCCGGAGTACCCGGACGAGCCGAAGACCGACGCCGAGCGGGAGATCCGCACCCGGTACGACAGCACCAAGGGCTCCGCCGTGAACCCGGTCCTGCGTGAGGGCAACTCCGACCGCCGCGCACCCGCCTCGGTGAAGAACTACGTCAAGACCCACCCGCACCGGATGGGCGCCTGGACGCCGGAATCGAAGACGAACGTCGCCACCATGGGCGAGAACGACTTCCGCTCCACCGAGAAGTCGGCCGTGATCGAGGCAGACGGCGAGCTCCGCATCGAGCTGGCCGCCGCGGACGGCACCACCGCCGTGCTGCGCGAGTCGGTCCCCGTGCTGGCCGGTGAGGTCGTCGACGCCTCGGTCATGCACGTTGGCGCGCTGAGCGAGTTCCTCAAGGACCAGGTGGCCCGGGCCAAGGCCGACGACGTGCTGTTCTCGGTCCACCTGAAGGCCACCATGATGAAGGTGTCCGACCCGATCGTCTTCGGGCACGTGGTCCGCGCGTTCTTCCCGAAGACCTTCGAGCAGTACGGCGAGACGCTGGCCGCCGCCGGGCTGTCCCCGAACGACGGGCTCGGCGGGATCTACGCCGGGCTGGCCGCGCTGCCGGAGGGCGAGGCGATCAAGGCTTCGTTCGACGCGGAGCTGGCCTCGGGCCCGGCGCTGGCGATGGTCGACTCCGACAAGGGCATCACCAACCTGCACGTGCCGTCCGACGTGATCGTCGACGCCTCGATGCCGGCCATGATCCGTTCCTCCGGCCACATGTGGGGTGCGGACGGCCAGGAGCACGACACCCTCGCCGTACTGCCGGACAGCAGCTACGCCGGGATCTACCAGGTCGTTCTCGACGACTGCCGGGCGAACGGCGCGTTCGACCCCGCGACGATGGGCTCCGTCCCGAACGTCGGCCTGATGGCGCAAAAGGCCGAGGAGTACGGCAGCCACGACAAGACGTTCGAGCTCGCACAAGCGGGCAAGGTCCGCCTGGTCGACGCGAACGGCAACGTCGTACTGGAGCAGGACGTCGAGGCCGGCGATATCTTCCGCGCCTGCCAGACCAAGGACGCCCCGATCCGGGACTGGGTCAAGCTGGCCGTCACCCGCGCCCGGGCCACCGGCGACCCGGCCGTGTTCTGGCTGGACGCGACCCGCGCCCACGACGCGAACCTGATCGCGAAGGTCGAGCAGTACCTGACCGAGCACGACACCGACGGCCTGGAGCTGAAGGTCCTGGCGCCGGTGGACGCGATCCAGTTCTCACTGGACCGGATCCGGCGCGGCGAGAACACCATCTCCGTCACCGGCAACGTGCTGCGCGACTACCTGACCGACCTGTTCCCGATTCTGGAACTGGGCACCAGCGCGAAGATGCTGTCCGTCGTACCGCTGATGGCCGGTGGTGGTCTATTCGAGACCGGCGCGGGCGGCTCGGCGCCGAAGCACGTCCAGCAGTTGGTGAAGGAGAACTACCTGCGCTGGGACAGCCTCGGCGAGTTCTTCGCCCTGGCCGCGAGCTTCGAGCACCTCGCCCAGACGACCGGTAACGCCCGGGCCCAGGTCCTCGCGGACACCCTGGACCGCGCCACCGCGACGTTCCTCAACGAGGACAAGTCGCCCACCCGTCGCGTCGGCGGTATTGACAACCGCGGCAGCCACTTCTTCCTGTCCCTGTACTGGGCGCAGGAGCTGGCCAAGCAGACCGACGACGCCGAGCTGGCCAAGGCGTTCACGCCGCTGGCCGAGACGCTTGCGGGCAACGAGGAGACCATCGTCGGCGAGCTGCTCGCCGTACAGGGCAACCCGGTCGACCTCGGCGGTTACTACCAGCCCGACCCGGCCAAGGCCGAGGCGGCGATGCGCCCGTCGAAGACCTGGAACGACGCGCTGGCTTCGCTTAGCTGA
- a CDS encoding formylglycine-generating enzyme family protein: MELIEIPAGEIALRDEGSRVTWPVKVEPFRLAAYPLTRSDDQLPLTDISWLEALLICNRLSEAEGLDACYVIGDDPDGLEAECDWEADGYRLPSEAEWEYACRAGSTAVRYGELDEIGWYHGNSGEQLRPVGTKAPNAWGLYDMIGNVWEWCWDRFDPAVYGPYRVFRGGGAYDQPWSCRASCRRKSHPTFHIDDLGFRLARSGHHRAP; this comes from the coding sequence GTGGAGCTCATCGAGATACCCGCCGGCGAGATCGCACTGCGGGACGAAGGTTCGCGGGTGACCTGGCCGGTGAAGGTCGAGCCGTTCCGACTGGCGGCGTACCCGCTGACCCGGAGCGATGACCAGTTACCCCTGACCGATATCTCCTGGCTGGAGGCGCTGCTGATCTGCAATCGGCTGTCGGAAGCCGAGGGGTTGGACGCCTGCTACGTCATAGGCGACGACCCGGACGGGCTAGAGGCCGAGTGCGACTGGGAGGCTGATGGGTATCGGCTGCCGAGTGAGGCCGAGTGGGAGTACGCGTGCCGCGCCGGGAGCACCGCCGTACGGTATGGAGAGCTTGACGAGATCGGCTGGTACCACGGCAATTCGGGCGAACAACTCAGGCCGGTCGGGACGAAGGCCCCGAACGCCTGGGGTCTGTACGACATGATCGGCAACGTCTGGGAGTGGTGCTGGGATCGCTTCGACCCAGCGGTCTACGGCCCGTACCGGGTGTTCCGTGGCGGCGGAGCGTACGACCAGCCGTGGAGTTGCCGCGCGTCCTGCCGGCGGAAGAGTCATCCGACGTTCCACATCGACGACCTCGGCTTCCGCCTGGCCCGCTCCGGCCACCACCGCGCGCCTTAA